Proteins encoded together in one Hevea brasiliensis isolate MT/VB/25A 57/8 chromosome 16, ASM3005281v1, whole genome shotgun sequence window:
- the LOC110673102 gene encoding uncharacterized protein LOC110673102 yields MAPKIDNPLTSILNENRLTGPNFMDWLRNLRIVLNYERIGYILETTLPCTLPESASEEERETLKKWKEDDVQSRTAKYEISKQLFRMRMVEGQDIDQHINKMIRLTEQLESMDFTIHADLQLDLILQSLLNSFSHFVINFNMNKLECTLAGLLNMAVIAQKGMLAYKEKEAMNVASSSSGTKGKGNKKKKKASTPGLLKKISKKLVKVAAKAPIV; encoded by the exons ATGGCACCTAAAATCGATAATCCGCTCACTTCCATACTCAATGAAAATAGGCTGACAGGGCCTAACTTTATGGATTGGCTACgtaatttgagaattgttctcaaTTATGAACGTATTGGATACATCTTGGAAACCACCCTTCCATGCACTTTACCTGAAAGTGCAtcagaggaagagagggaaacaCTTAAGAAGTGGAAGGAGGATGATGTACAG agTCGTACTGCTAAATATGAGATATCAAAGCAGTTGTTTAGGATGAGAATGGTTGAGGGGCAAGATATCGATCAGCACATCAATAAAATGATAAGGCTGACTGAACAGCTTGAGAGCATGGATTTCACCATACATGCTGATCTCCAGCTGGATTTGATCCTACAGTCCCTGCTAAACTCATTCTCACACTTTGTTATAAACTTCAACATGAATAAGTTGGAGTGCACCCTTGCAGGCCTGTTGAATATGGCAGTAATTGCTCAAAAAGGTATGCTTGCATATAAGGAAAAGGAAGCTATGAATGTTGCCTCATCCTCTAGTGGGACTAAAggaaaaggcaataagaaaaagaaaaaagcttCCACCCCTGGTCTTTTAAAGAAAATATCCAAGAAGTTAGTCAAGGTCGCAGCCAAAGCCCCAATTGTCTAG